In one window of Buchnera aphidicola (Cavariella theobaldi) DNA:
- the dnaN gene encoding DNA polymerase III subunit beta: MKFNIHNKILIEHLHKIYRLLTKNISLPILENILFNIEDGTLSLTASNLELELISNITINTEYQPGKITVSGRKLLNICRHIPKNSVINIQLIKSKIHVKSDNSHYILTTLSPDNFPQKKQFNCISEFFINSHIFKDMIDKTEFSMGKQDIRYYLNGVLLEKKGALLQIVATDGYRLALSHTLIKKNIIDFSVIIPRKGIVELSRLLNIAPQLIHIIIGNNNIKININNLIFTAQLLEGKYPDYNSVLFQSMNNPVIINTIALKNSLSRTAILSHEKFCGVDINIGNNQCKITSDNQEEETAKDVFNINYSQTKIEFSINVYYILDILNVIKSENILLFINPSQSSIQITEENDNSNLYIVMLLKS, encoded by the coding sequence AATATATTATTTAATATTGAAGACGGGACACTATCATTAACAGCTAGTAATCTTGAACTGGAATTAATTTCAAATATCACAATAAATACAGAATATCAACCAGGAAAAATTACTGTATCTGGTCGTAAACTATTGAATATTTGCCGTCATATACCAAAAAATTCGGTCATTAATATACAATTAATTAAGAGCAAAATACATGTTAAATCTGATAATAGTCATTATATTTTAACAACTTTATCTCCTGATAATTTTCCTCAAAAAAAACAATTTAATTGTATTTCAGAATTTTTTATCAATTCTCATATTTTTAAAGATATGATTGACAAAACTGAATTTTCTATGGGTAAACAAGATATTCGTTATTATCTTAATGGAGTTTTGCTAGAAAAAAAAGGTGCATTACTACAAATTGTAGCAACAGATGGATATCGATTAGCATTGTCACACACTTTAATTAAAAAAAATATAATAGATTTTTCAGTTATTATTCCTAGAAAAGGTATAGTGGAACTATCTCGATTATTGAATATTGCACCACAATTAATACATATTATAATTGGTAATAATAACATTAAAATAAATATAAATAATTTAATCTTTACAGCGCAATTACTTGAAGGAAAATATCCAGATTATAATAGTGTATTATTTCAAAGCATGAATAATCCCGTTATAATCAATACTATTGCACTAAAAAACTCATTATCACGTACAGCTATTTTATCACATGAAAAATTTTGTGGTGTTGATATTAATATCGGTAATAATCAATGTAAGATAACATCGGATAATCAAGAAGAAGAGACAGCAAAGGATGTGTTTAATATAAATTATTCTCAAACTAAAATAGAGTTCTCTATTAATGTGTATTATATATTAGATATCTTAAATGTTATTAAAAGTGAAAATATTTTACTATTTATTAATCCATCTCAATCTTCCATACAAATTACAGAAGAAAATGATAATTCAAATCTATATATTGTGATGTTATTAAAAAGTTAA